The following proteins come from a genomic window of Sorghum bicolor cultivar BTx623 chromosome 3, Sorghum_bicolor_NCBIv3, whole genome shotgun sequence:
- the LOC8061816 gene encoding iron-sulfur cluster assembly protein 1: protein MLRAGGRLLLAPGLRRFGLGTGAAAGEAGPAAAAAGVRAYHERVVDHYNNPRNVGSFDKEDPNVGTGLVGAPACGDVMKLQIRVDEDSGKIVDACFKTFGCGSAIASSSVATEWVKGKPMDEVLTIKNTEIAKHLSLPPVKLHCSMLAEDAIKAAVKDYEAKKVKMGQKGVDSPSEKAAEA from the exons ATGCTGCGCGCAGGAGGCAGGCTGCTCCTCGCCCCGGGGCTCCGGCGGTTCGGCCTGGgcaccggcgccgccgccggcgaggcgggccctgccgccgcggcggcgggggtGAGGGCGTACCACGAGCGGGTGGTGGACCACTACAACAACCCGCGGAACGTCGGTTCCTTCGACAAGGAGGACCCCAACGTCGGCACTGGGCTGGTCGGCGCGCCGGCCTGCGGGGACGTCATGAAGCTGCAGATCCGCGTCGACGAGGACTCCGGCAAGATCGTCGACGCCTGCTTCAAGACCTTTGGCTGCGGCTCCGCCATCGCGTCCTCGTCCGTCG CTACTGAATGGGTCAAGGGAAAACCAATGGATGAAGTTTTGACAATCAAGAACAC TGAGATTGCAAAACACTTGTCCCTTCCACCAGTAAAGCTCCATTGCAGCATGCTTGCTGAGGATGCGATTAAAGCTGCTGTGAAAGACTACGAAGCCAAGAAGGTGAAGATGGGGCAAAAGGGTGTAGACAGTCCTTCAGAGAAGGCTGCTGAAGCATGA
- the LOC8060138 gene encoding GATA transcription factor 15 → MLHEAAPCTCGLLYGSCGGGCSLLFAAAAAGDHYYKHCGGGGGGDGEAFSAGGPYGASVDCTLSLGTPSTRRAEAGAARAPAAAAAGLHWEAPSAPSCNGRQQQQQETRGAEAGARRCANCDTTSTPLWRNGPRGPKSLCNACGIRYKKEERRAAAAAVAPAAAAALAADGGVDYASYGYARQPQQWGCYGPAAVAKAASFGMFGDAAAAEVVDGPCLPWGLGVMPSSPAFGTVREMPSLFQYY, encoded by the exons ATGCTGCACGAGGCGGCGCCCTGCACGTGCGGGCTGCTCTACggcagctgcggcggcggctgctcgcTGCtgttcgccgccgccgcggcgggggACCACTACTACAAgcactgcggcggcggcggcggtggcgacgGGGAGGCCTTCAGCGCAGGCGGGCCGTACGGGGCCTCCGTCGACTGCACGCTCTCGCTCGGCACGCCGTCCACGCGCCGCGCCGAGGCCGGGGCGGCGCGGGCCcccgccgcggcggccgccggCCTTCACTGGGAGGCGCCCTCCGCTCCCAGCTGCAAcggcaggcagcagcagcagcaggagacgcGCGGCGCCGAGGCGGGCGCTCGCCGGTGCGCCAACTGCGACACCACCTCCACGCCGCTCTGGAGGAACGGCCCGCGCGGACCCAAG TCGCTGTGCAACGCGTGCGGGATCCGGTACAAGAAGGAggagcggcgcgcggcggccgcggcggtggcgccggcggcggcggcggcgctggccgCGGACGGTGGGGTGGACTACGCGTCGTACGGTTACGCGCGGCAGCCGCAGCAGTGGGGCTGCTACGGGCCGGCGGCCGTGGCGAAGGCGGCGTCCTTCGGCATGTTCGgcgacgccgcggcggccgAGGTCGTGGACGGGCCGTGCCTGCCGTGGGGGCTCGGCGTCATGCCGTCGTCGCCGGCGTTCGGGACTGTGCGGGAGATGCCGAGCCTGTTCCAGTACTACTAG
- the LOC8061815 gene encoding 50S ribosomal protein 6, chloroplastic yields MSPVTALLAGTAVPPSPAPARQHARHYSVGFPSLPNGAGRAALAVECSSRPQKKGTKHHMKTRPKKTQPWDIKRRPTQYPPLPPLPPDWTLVASGATVDVEEATSVTPVLEVAAAVAAPTTAD; encoded by the coding sequence ATGTCGCCGGTCACCGCGCTGCTGGCGGGCACGGCCGTGCCGCCGTCCCCGGCGCCGGCGAGGCAGCACGCCCGCCACTACTCCGTCGGCTTTCCCTCGCTCCCAAACGGCGCCGGGCGCGCGGCGCTGGCGGTGGAGTGCTCGTCGCGGCCGCAGAAGAAGGGGACCAAGCACCACATGAAGACGCGGCCCAAGAAGACGCAGCCGTGGGACATCAAGCGCCGCCCCACGCAGtacccgccgctgccgccgctccCGCCCGACTGGACGCTCGTCGCGTCCGGCGCCACCGTCGACGTGGAGGAGGCTACCTCCGTGACCCCCGTCCTCGAGGTGGCCGCGGCCGTCGCCGCACCCACCACCGCCGACTGA
- the LOC8061814 gene encoding Werner Syndrome-like exonuclease, translating into MKKATFAYDTDVVMPVDDGTTAVVIHTTVTNSGDAVKSFLREIRRTTGAGGKNEPPLIVGLDTEWRVVVSHDDGYRDNRMAVLQLCVGHRCLVFQTVHADYVPAALRAFLANPDHRFVGVSVDGDVERLYCDCKILVATPVDLRHVAAEVLSRPELRRAGLKALVREVMGVVMEKPKHVTMSRWSRRPLSPEQVRYAAIDAFVSYEVGRLLLTSQRALELEDAAGAAGTISPFVCFELP; encoded by the coding sequence ATGAAGAAGGCCACGTTCGCGTACGACACCGACGTCGTCATGCCCGTGGACGACGGCACCACCGCCGTAGTGATCCACACGACCGTCACGAACTCAGGCGACGCCGTGAAGAGCTTCCTCCGAGAGATCCGCAGGAccaccggcgccggcggcaaGAACGAGCCCCCCCTCATCGTGGGCCTCGACACCGAGTGGCGCGTCGTCGTCTCCCACGACGACGGGTACCGCGACAACAGGATGGCGGTCCTGCAGCTCTGCGTAGGCCACCGCTGCCTCGTCTTCCAGACCGTGCACGCCGACTACGTCCCGGCCGCGCTGAGGGCCTTCCTCGCCAACCCGGACCACCGCTTCGTCGGCGTCTCGGTCGACGGCGACGTCGAGCGCCTGTACTGCGACTGCAAGATCCTCGTCGCCACCCCCGTGGACCTGAGGCACGTCGCGGCGGAGGTGCTGTCCCGGCCGGAGCTCCGCAGGGCGGGGCTCAAGGCCCTCGTGCGCGAGGTGATGGGCGTGGTCATGGAGAAGCCCAAGCACGTGACCATGAGCAGGTGGAGCCGCAGGCCCCTGTCGCCGGAGCAGGTCCGGTACGCCGCCATCGACGCCTTCGTGTCCTACGAGGTTGGCCGCCTGCTGCTCACCAGCCAGCGCGCGTTGGAACTAGAAGATGCGGCCGGCGCCGCTGGAACGATCTCGCCGTTCGTGTGCTTCGAGTTGCCGTAA